DNA from Geobacter sulfurreducens PCA:
GTCAAGGCCGTGCTGGAGGGGCTGCGCGCCGAGGTGGCCGGCAAACCCTGATTTTTTGCCCTCCCTCCTTTGAATCGCCGCAATGTGCGGTACCATTGAAGTAAAGATGGATGAACGAAAGGAGGGATCAGGTCATGTCGGAAGAAAAGAACAATACCCTGATAGTCGGGTCGCTGATGCTCATTGCGGGAGGTATCCTCGGTGCGGGAGCGGCGCTTCTCTTTGCTCCCCAATCGGGCAAGAAGACCCGGCGGGATATCAAGAAGTACGTTCGGCGCGCCAAGAACGAGGCCGAGGAGATGGTGGAAGATTTCACCGACAAGGTTTCGGACGTGGTTGATTCCCTTAATGACCGGACCCAGGAGATTCTGGAACGGGGTAAGGACATTACCCAGGACGTGAAGAAAGACCTGCTCAAGGCGTTTGAGGATGGCAAGGATCGCCTGGAGAAGGAGCGGACCCGGCTGGCAAAGATGCTCGGGTAGCAAGGCTGAGATGGACCGTAAGAAATGTAGTGTCCTCGATCGGGCAAAAAAGAGAATCAAAAAGAATAGGGCCATTCACGGCCCTATTCTTTTTTGTGAATGTGTTCACGTGATGAATACCCCTGGGATTTCACCATGACTCGATTCAT
Protein-coding regions in this window:
- a CDS encoding YtxH domain-containing protein, coding for MSEEKNNTLIVGSLMLIAGGILGAGAALLFAPQSGKKTRRDIKKYVRRAKNEAEEMVEDFTDKVSDVVDSLNDRTQEILERGKDITQDVKKDLLKAFEDGKDRLEKERTRLAKMLG